One Triticum dicoccoides isolate Atlit2015 ecotype Zavitan chromosome 5B, WEW_v2.0, whole genome shotgun sequence genomic window carries:
- the LOC119308239 gene encoding sialyltransferase-like protein 2, whose amino-acid sequence MKPRHLPPVLVLALLSLLSLSLRRHLTPLQPPLRPAAGDPLLRRLAAVEGVGSEQVLADAAALLVNGSISTFPSLGNRQRLLYLRLPFARTARGPPRPRTVSRLRIPAEALPSDESLLASFRTSLHSFLLAHHRRRRGGTGNVASVMSELAGVLGRRFPTCAVVGNSGALLGSGRGPQIDAHELVIRLNNARVAGFVADVGAKTSLSFVNSNILHLCASRSAATAAGCGCHPYGPTVPMAMYICQPAHLLDALICNATATHASPFPLLVTDARLDALSARIAKYYSIRRFVSDTGAPASNWTRKHDERYFHYSSGMQAVVMALGVCEELSLFGFGKPAGAKHHYHTNQKKELDLHDYQAEYDFYGDLQARPEMVPFLDEAQGFTVPPVSLYW is encoded by the coding sequence ATGAAGCCCCGCCACCTCCCGCCGGTCCTTGTACTCGCCTTGCtttccctcctctccctctccctccgccgccacctCACCCCCCTGCAGCCGCCGCTTCGTCCCGCGGCCGGGGACCCGCTCCTTCGTCGCCTCGCCGCGGTGGAAGGTGTGGGATCCGAGCAAGTCCTCGCCGACGCAGCTGCACTGCTCGTGAATGGCTCGATATCCACGTTCCCCAGCCTTGGCAACCGCCAGCGCCTCCTCTACCTCCGCCTCCCGTTCGCCCGCACCGCCCGCGGCCCGCCCAGGCCGAGGACCGTGTCCCGCCTCCGCATCCCCGCCGAGGCACTCCCCTCGGACGAATCCCTGCTCGCGTCCTTCCGCACGTCCCTCCACTCCTTCCTCCtcgcccaccaccgccgccgccggggcGGAACCGGTAATGTGGCCAGCGTCATGAGCGAGCTCGCCGGCGTCCTCGGACGGCGCTTCCCGACCTGCGCGGTCGTCGGGAATAGCGGCGCGCTCCTCGGCTCCGGCCGCGGACCGCAGATCGACGCGCACGAGCTCGTCATCCGCCTCAACAACGCACGCGTGGCCGGCTTTGTCGCCGACGTCGGCGCCAAAACCTCGCTCTCCTTCGTCAACTCCAACATCCTCCACCTCTGCGCGTCCCGCAGTGCCGCCACCGCCGCAGGCTGCGGGTGCCACCCGTATGGCCCCACCGTGCCCATGGCCATGTACATCTGCCAGCCCGCGCACCTCCTGGACGCCCTCATCTGCAACGcaaccgccacccacgcctccccaTTCCCGCTCCTTGTCACCGACGCGCGCCTGGACGCACTCTCGGCGCGCATTGCCAAGTACTACTCGATCCGGCGATTCGTGTCCGACACGGGTGCTCCGGCGAGCAACTGGACCCGGAAGCACGACGAGAGGTACTTCCACTATTCCTCAGGTATGCAGGCGGTGGTGATGGCGCTGGGGGTGTGCGAGGAACTGAGCCTATTCGGGTTCGGCAAGCCGGCAGGGGCCAAGCACCATTATCACACCAACCAGAAGAAGGAACTGGACCTGCACGACTACCAAGCGGAGTACGATTTCTACGGCGACCTCCAGGCGCGGCCGGAGATGGTGCCGTTCCTTGACGAGGCCCAAGGCTTCACGGTGCCGCCGGTCAGCTTGTACTGGTGA